The genomic stretch gggggacttcGGAGATATTCAGAGGTAAAGGATATTCggaaaaatacgatatttagCCTGTTACTTAAAGGGTGGCTAATCTCCCCAATCTAATCAAATTTGCCCAGAAGTCTACCAAATCTACTCGAGAACCCTACTGCTTTCCTCTATGTTCTGCATTCTTTCTACCTAATCCTtcccaattttaatttcaatatcttTAAAAGCTATTTTAAGATGATTCCATAACTTTATGAGTTCAGAATTGCGGTCCCAGTATTTCACTTTCCTTGGAAAAATCGATTCTGTGAttgaatttaattgatatttataattttattttcagatatttcATTTGTCTTCTATTTTACGTATCAAGCAACTATGGCCTTCAGGCAATTTGTGTGATACCTGTACAGTTAATTTaccttattcaaattttaaaagtttttctcaTTTCATGGCAAGTCTGGACATTAAAAACGTAAAGAAGGCAAATTAAATGCATGTTTTACCACTACATCTAAGAATTAATGTATGGTTTGCAAAATGTATCacttaaaatactttttctaacATTAGTTGATGCTGCAAAATTTATCATCCAGTAATACACTGGTTTACATAACATTTGGCTCAATTACGTTCAAAGTATCACCTTCTTAAGGAAGTGAATAGCATTACAGATAGGAGATCTACTTTACTCTCTGTAGATCAATGATGAAATCAACATACAAAAACAGTCATAAGGAGGAGACTAATTTGTCTTTGGAGACTAATTTGTTTGACCGGTTTCCACATGAAAGCAAAACCTCACTTGTATGCAGTTTAGTAAGCTCACATACTGGCATTAATAACACAAAAGCAACAATGAATTTCATAATTACCTAAAACTCGGGCATGGACAAGCAATATGAGAGGTGAACCGCAAGGGTATTTCAGCTGAATCTTCTCCCTCATCAACTTCACCTTGTGAGCTATCATCTGGATTTTAAAATTCACCTCCAAACAATCTCCGTGTTCTCCATTTGCATTGCTTAATGCAGTGGTTGATGATGCTTCAACAAGATAGCAATGGACGTTCGGTACTTCCTGCATCAACCCCATgatcttcaaaaggtaaaaaaacaaaagagcattTACATATAACTGAAAGgtttatattttacaataaaagtcATAGCAGAGAAAACAATctggacaaaaaattaaataaatgcatccttctaatggcaaaaaaatcttaatatgcaaacatttaaaactagaaaaaaaggaatgaaaattatttcttcattactAGGAAGTTAACTGACATATTTATCAATAATACTTTCATCAACAACTTCAGAGCTTTGTTCATTTCcttaatatagaaaaaaatttcaatttagatGATATTCTAGGATAACGTAAGATCAATAAAACAATGACAAGAATACGAAAGAAGCCAGATATATCGTAGCAAAATAATTGTCGCCGTTTCACAATAGATATGCATTAGCACAATCTTCATTCACTTCCAAATGCATCATGTGAAGTCGTGAACTGTGAGATCATATGCACAGATGCATTAAAGCAGGTTGGAAAAATAGACGCTGCTCTAATTCTAAAATGGCTACAGGCCTGATTGAAATACAATGAAGTTTGAACAAGTGCATATCATTGCTCGACTGAAAGTCTCCAGAAAATTCACACAATATGGGATATTCATACAATATTGGATGGCTACTGGGGCAATTTATTAAGAAACAATTACATACCAGCTAGCACTCTGCAAGACTAACTAACAACTTTGTAAAtgttgaatataaatataaatgttaaataatgTTGCTCAAATCACCCATACCCTAGTACCCTACCACATTGGGCCAATGTTGAATCAAGATGGCAATGTTAGCTTTCATTGGCCATGGACTGCTAATGAAAGCCCGTAATCAGCCAACATTGgctaccccaaaaaactcaatatcGGCTACCCCATTGTATTCATAACGGTTAATAATAgagttcattaatattttatgcctCAGCGCACACTTTTACATCATAGTTTTCCCACTTACTTATTGAAAAACCACTTATTTACGTCCAGACACACCAATGTTTTCATATGTCCATGAACTATAATGTGTATCCAGTCATAGAAACGACACTGACAAAGACCAAGCAAACTAGACCCCCCCAGGATGATTTTGGGGGGAGGTCTACACCCCCCCAGGATGATTTTGGGGGAGGTCTAGTCCTTCCGAAATCAGTTATTGGCTATTGATTGGTTCTCATCTTATTGCCAACATATAGCCAACATGGGGCAGCGATCAATAGACAATATTGGATGGCTACTGGGACAATTTATTGAGAAACAATTACATACCAGCTAACATTCTGAAAGACTAACTAACAACTTTGTAAATGTtgaatataaaaacaaaacaaacctgTGATCTTAAATAATCTTCAGACACATTCTCCCCTTCTTTACCCTTGCTCAAAGTCTGTATCAACAACTTTGAAGGAACTGAAAATGTCACTTGATAATGGTGATTATATTGCAAGAATCCCAAATGGGCTGTAATATCCTGAAAGAGAAAGTTCGAATTAACAAATCAATACTCTGAATCACCACAACAATGACAACAATAAGGTGGAGAACTTGTTGAAGAATgacaaaaacatgaaaatgcaTACATGAATGGCTAAACAGTACAGTGTTAAAAGAGCAATGCTTTTTTAAGAGCTACAGTAGGAATATATTCCGATTTGTCTAGCAACAGAATTGTTTTGATAAAATCAAATTgttccattaaatattaattagagTTATGACATTGGACTCTACAAAAAAAATGAGCTCAATCACTCAAACAGTTCAAGCAAGTTACTTCAATAAATTCAGGGCCAACTGCATCCATTGATGTGGTCCTTGCACCTCAATCCGTGGCACATGATCCATGGATGAAATTGACAGAGTATGTACTCCCTAGCATACTTTTCCCTTTTTAGGCTCTATGCATTCAAAAAGTGAATGGcggaaatgataaataaaatagacaagagaaGACAAGAGACAAGTGGCAAACATGAACACAGGAAAGGGCAAAAAGAtgtgtacaaaaataaataaataatcaattgaaGCATGAAACCAAGAAGGCATGGGAGGCTTCTTGGAaaactcaaattgaaaaaattgaaatgctccAAACACAATGATAGGTATTTATGAGGTAGCCCAAGATAAAGTCAGTATCAGATGACAAAAGAGGGCAAAGCATGTAAAAATTAAGGCTAATTGTAAGAATGAAGGGTGCTAACAAAGGGAGTCGAGTCtatcaaagcaaaaaaattcatggTTATTTCCTagttttccagggaaattatacaaaattccaggttaaacCTTTTGAGACGGTGGAGctctcgccttagcatgactgctgtactgagccccaa from Ischnura elegans chromosome 7, ioIscEleg1.1, whole genome shotgun sequence encodes the following:
- the LOC124162094 gene encoding UPF0687 protein C20orf27 homolog, coding for MEGQHRVHFDSEDLESGDNFGKDNTIVVQAGPKKHDITAHLGFLQYNHHYQVTFSVPSKLLIQTLSKGKEGENVSEDYLRSQIMGLMQEVPNVHCYLVEASSTTALSNANGEHGDCLEVNFKIQMIAHKVKLMREKIQLKYPCGSPLILLVHARVLGKGMGTPMLKNGIHCVGSEPDESDASDWTGFQ